One segment of Brassica napus cultivar Da-Ae chromosome C3, Da-Ae, whole genome shotgun sequence DNA contains the following:
- the LOC106384980 gene encoding uncharacterized protein LOC106384980 gives MFMDRERRLSARNGSMRTPPEYTNGKFRDDNNGYGGGFLDRSEKSPSRSNILRILLSPTSSPPPPPSGSSPERGYIEHRVSKFDTLAGIAIKYGVEVADVKKMNGLVTDLQMFALKSLQIPLPGRHPPSPCLSNGSLNHGDGCSCHELEPPNHSNGDVFDSFQSLRLKSSEKKVSPAMNSLQGCYGLKPANRTVSVGGSLEMGNYKSENNGDSQYLRPFPSTNTPLNHHRKSRSLVNALLEEINQSPDNTTHQDSSSDKLIRGRRKSGADFSSRTPELLLKEENGSSNGGFLSIAGKGLALRSKASSRTSLSSAESETTSNFNPVPINLMDAPVSDTFSSVRKSSSASSLQDPDGSNGSSSLSLWPTSKWRLKPDLLTPAAITSSIFDGLPKPLTGRRNKAAMD, from the exons ATGTTTATGGATCGAGAGAGAAGGCTCTCTGCTCGCAATGGGTCGATGAGGACTCCTCCTGAATACACCAACGGCAAATTCCGCGACGATAATAACGGCTACGGTGGAGGATTCTTAGATCGATCGGAGAAGAGTCCTTCTAGATCGAACATCCTTCGGATCCTCCTCTCGCCGACGTCGTCCCCTCCTCCTCCGCCTTCCGGTTCCTCCCCGGAACGTGGCTATATCGAGCACCGCGTGTCGAAGTTCGATACTCTCGCCGGCATTGCCATCAAGTACGGCGTCGAG GTTGCAGATGTTAAGAAGATGAATGGGCTTGTGACTGATCTTCAAATGTTTGCTCTCAAGTCTCTTCAGATTCCGTTACCTGGAAGACATCCCCCTTCTCCTTGTTTATCTAATGGCTCCTTGAATCATGG AGACGGATGTTCATGCCACGAACTGGAACCACCAAACCATAGCAACGGCGACGTGTTTGACTCATTCCAATCTCTGAGATTGAAATCTTCTGAAAAGAAAGTTTCTCCAGCCATGAACTCACTCCAAGGTTGCTACGGGCTGAAACCAGCAAACAGAACAGTCTCTGTAGGAGGGTCCTTGGAGATGGGAAACTACAAGTCAGAAAACAACGGTGATAGTCAATACCTCAGACCTTTCCCATCCACAAACACTCCCTTAAACCACCACAGGAAATCAAGAAGCTTAGTCAATGCACTTCTCGAAGAGATCAACCAGTCACCTGATAACACTACCCATCAAGATTCAAGTTCTGATAAGCTTATAAGAGGACGTCGAAAATCTGGAGCCGACTTTTCATCCCGGACTCCAGAACTTCTGTTGAAAGAAGAGAACGGCAGCAGCAATGGAGGGTTCCTATCAATAGCCGGGAAAGGCCTAGCCTTGAGATCAAAAGCCTCAAGCAGAACTAGTCTATCATCAGCAGAATCTGAGACTACTAGTAATTTCAATCCTGTACCAATCAACTTGATGGATGCTCCAGTTTCAGACACCTTCAGCAGTGTAAGAAAGTCATCAAGTGCTTCCAGTCTACAAGATCCAGACGGTAGTAACGGTTCATCTTCACTGTCTCTATGGCCGACTTCTAAATGGAGATTGAAACCTGATTTGCTCACACCTGCGGCTATTACAAGCTCAATCTTTGATGGATTACCAAAGCCTTTAACAGGGAGGAGAAACAAGGCTGCTATGGACTGA